From one Esox lucius isolate fEsoLuc1 chromosome 11, fEsoLuc1.pri, whole genome shotgun sequence genomic stretch:
- the tnnt1 gene encoding troponin T, slow skeletal muscle isoform X1, whose protein sequence is MSDVEEEYEEEAVAEEEEPEEEPEEEQQEEDGEEEEAQEEEEEKRPIPKPMVPQLAPPKIPEGDRVDFDDIHRKRMEKDLLELQSLIDVHFDQRKKEEEELIALKERIEKRRFERAEIQRVRAEKERDRQNRIAEERQRKEDEEAKKRCDDEAKKKKVLSNMGANFGGFLQKAEQRGRGKRLTGREIKRKTLAERRPSLEIDSLREDALKQRAQEFWNWIYTLESDKFDFLDHMKKQKYQITVLLNRITSAQKFKKVHGKGKVGGRWK, encoded by the exons ATGTCGGATGTAGAGGAGGAATACGA AGAGGAGGCGGTGGCAGAAG AGGAGGAGCCAGAGGAGGAGCCAGAAGAAGAACAACAGGAGGAGGATGGGGAAG AGGAGGAAGCTCAAGAGGAGGAAG AGGAGAAACGCCCCATACCCAA GCCTATGGTGCCCCAGCTCGCCCCTCCCAAGATTCCAGAGGGGGATAGGGTAGATTTTGAC GACATCCACAGGAAAAGGATGGAGAAGGATCTTCTGGAGCTGCAGAGTCTGATTGATGTCCATTTTGAccagaggaagaaggaggaggaggagctcaTTGCACTGAAGGAACGAATC GAGAAGCGTCGGTTTGAGAGGGCGGAGATACAGCGTGTTAGAGCGGAGAAAGAGCGGGACCGGCAGAACAGGATAGCG GAAGAACGACAGAGGAAGGAGGATGAAGAGGCGAAAAAGAGATGCGATGACGAGGCCAAAAAGAAGAAGGTTCTCTCCAACATGGGGGCCAATTTTGGGGGATTCTTGCAAAAG GCAGAGCAGCGTGGTAGAGGCAAGCGTCTAACAGGGAGAGAGATCAAGAGGAAGACCTTGGCAGAAAGACGACCCTCCCTGGAAATTGACAGCTTAAGAGAGGATGCCCTAAA ACAACGAGCTCAGGAGTTTTGGAACTGGATCTACACACTGGAGTCGGATAAATTTGACTTCTTGGATCACATGAAAAAGCAGAAATATCAG ATTACCGTTCTCTTGAACAGAATCACCAGTGCCCAGAAATT TAAAAAAGTCCATGGGAAGGGGAAAGTCGGAGGTCGTTggaagtaa
- the tnnt1 gene encoding troponin T, slow skeletal muscle isoform X2 — protein MAIRLCQRSSETARFGGVLPVSSEEEAQEEEEEKRPIPKPMVPQLAPPKIPEGDRVDFDDIHRKRMEKDLLELQSLIDVHFDQRKKEEEELIALKERIEKRRFERAEIQRVRAEKERDRQNRIAEERQRKEDEEAKKRCDDEAKKKKVLSNMGANFGGFLQKAEQRGRGKRLTGREIKRKTLAERRPSLEIDSLREDALKQRAQEFWNWIYTLESDKFDFLDHMKKQKYQITVLLNRITSAQKFKKVHGKGKVGGRWK, from the exons ATGGCCATACGACTGTGTCAGAGATCCTCTGAAACGGCAAGGTTtggtggggtgctcccggtcagcagtg AGGAGGAAGCTCAAGAGGAGGAAG AGGAGAAACGCCCCATACCCAA GCCTATGGTGCCCCAGCTCGCCCCTCCCAAGATTCCAGAGGGGGATAGGGTAGATTTTGAC GACATCCACAGGAAAAGGATGGAGAAGGATCTTCTGGAGCTGCAGAGTCTGATTGATGTCCATTTTGAccagaggaagaaggaggaggaggagctcaTTGCACTGAAGGAACGAATC GAGAAGCGTCGGTTTGAGAGGGCGGAGATACAGCGTGTTAGAGCGGAGAAAGAGCGGGACCGGCAGAACAGGATAGCG GAAGAACGACAGAGGAAGGAGGATGAAGAGGCGAAAAAGAGATGCGATGACGAGGCCAAAAAGAAGAAGGTTCTCTCCAACATGGGGGCCAATTTTGGGGGATTCTTGCAAAAG GCAGAGCAGCGTGGTAGAGGCAAGCGTCTAACAGGGAGAGAGATCAAGAGGAAGACCTTGGCAGAAAGACGACCCTCCCTGGAAATTGACAGCTTAAGAGAGGATGCCCTAAA ACAACGAGCTCAGGAGTTTTGGAACTGGATCTACACACTGGAGTCGGATAAATTTGACTTCTTGGATCACATGAAAAAGCAGAAATATCAG ATTACCGTTCTCTTGAACAGAATCACCAGTGCCCAGAAATT TAAAAAAGTCCATGGGAAGGGGAAAGTCGGAGGTCGTTggaagtaa
- the tnnt1 gene encoding troponin T, slow skeletal muscle isoform X3 produces MVPQLAPPKIPEGDRVDFDDIHRKRMEKDLLELQSLIDVHFDQRKKEEEELIALKERIEKRRFERAEIQRVRAEKERDRQNRIAEERQRKEDEEAKKRCDDEAKKKKVLSNMGANFGGFLQKAEQRGRGKRLTGREIKRKTLAERRPSLEIDSLREDALKQRAQEFWNWIYTLESDKFDFLDHMKKQKYQITVLLNRITSAQKFKKVHGKGKVGGRWK; encoded by the exons ATGGTGCCCCAGCTCGCCCCTCCCAAGATTCCAGAGGGGGATAGGGTAGATTTTGAC GACATCCACAGGAAAAGGATGGAGAAGGATCTTCTGGAGCTGCAGAGTCTGATTGATGTCCATTTTGAccagaggaagaaggaggaggaggagctcaTTGCACTGAAGGAACGAATC GAGAAGCGTCGGTTTGAGAGGGCGGAGATACAGCGTGTTAGAGCGGAGAAAGAGCGGGACCGGCAGAACAGGATAGCG GAAGAACGACAGAGGAAGGAGGATGAAGAGGCGAAAAAGAGATGCGATGACGAGGCCAAAAAGAAGAAGGTTCTCTCCAACATGGGGGCCAATTTTGGGGGATTCTTGCAAAAG GCAGAGCAGCGTGGTAGAGGCAAGCGTCTAACAGGGAGAGAGATCAAGAGGAAGACCTTGGCAGAAAGACGACCCTCCCTGGAAATTGACAGCTTAAGAGAGGATGCCCTAAA ACAACGAGCTCAGGAGTTTTGGAACTGGATCTACACACTGGAGTCGGATAAATTTGACTTCTTGGATCACATGAAAAAGCAGAAATATCAG ATTACCGTTCTCTTGAACAGAATCACCAGTGCCCAGAAATT TAAAAAAGTCCATGGGAAGGGGAAAGTCGGAGGTCGTTggaagtaa